The following are from one region of the Paenibacillus sp. genome:
- a CDS encoding sensor histidine kinase, producing MKRSFSGTRLLTYLTLRRRIILIFLITFLLPFLVITTISYMTITSILTNKIQSGIRDNLSQTQSSLENAFSNLNHVSQQLAFQGSVGIKLDRHLNETEPFQKARLIDEIVNELRTISFTNPNIGLLLYYFQEDGSYLFENFGAKEPFDPTALPVLAQQHRISYLGPHVSRKYFQDQIVVSVLRKVDLPTRDDVYVYIESGYKLAEMILHQNRFSANSHYLVLDSAGRVVFNELSSVFPVGKPFPAALGEQSGQHKGYYWFKADSHQGWSIVSVIPTAEYMKERNLWLYQIAFLCLVLLSITLLLAWLLWKMVYRPLNVFNREIKRMAKNDFETVAIESRIPEFDYLLKQMRVMKREIKRLFQEVELKEKRRADLEIEKLLYQINPHFLMNTLDTAHWLAVMKGQTEIDRLIVSLNKLLYHNLGKTGEQSTVREELDALREYVTLQQIRYDFEFKVDIRADEKVLGTIMPRFVLQPLVENALYHGLNDEGVIRVSVEAAGDRIEIRVVDNGEGMSEEQIRALLHNENRRKSKVGMGIGMNYVKRMLESYYQGEATMEIASREGEGTTVLLRLPLTQPQEGGAA from the coding sequence ATGAAGCGATCGTTCTCCGGAACGCGGCTGTTAACGTATTTGACGCTGCGCCGCCGCATCATTCTCATTTTTCTCATCACGTTCCTGCTGCCGTTCCTCGTCATCACTACGATCTCGTATATGACCATCACGTCGATTTTGACTAATAAAATTCAATCCGGCATCCGGGACAACTTGAGCCAAACGCAGTCGTCTCTTGAGAACGCTTTCTCGAACTTGAACCATGTCTCGCAGCAGCTCGCGTTCCAGGGCAGCGTCGGGATCAAGCTCGATCGGCATTTGAACGAGACCGAGCCGTTCCAGAAAGCCCGATTGATCGATGAGATCGTGAACGAGCTGCGGACGATTTCGTTCACGAATCCAAACATCGGCTTGCTGTTGTATTATTTTCAGGAAGACGGCTCTTATTTATTCGAAAATTTCGGCGCGAAGGAGCCGTTCGACCCGACGGCGCTGCCGGTATTGGCGCAGCAGCACCGCATTTCGTACCTTGGGCCGCATGTGAGCCGCAAATATTTCCAAGACCAAATCGTCGTATCCGTGCTGCGCAAGGTCGATTTGCCGACGCGGGACGACGTGTACGTCTATATCGAGTCCGGTTATAAGCTGGCAGAGATGATTTTGCATCAAAATCGCTTCAGCGCGAATTCGCATTACTTGGTGCTGGACAGCGCGGGCCGCGTCGTGTTCAACGAGCTGTCGAGCGTGTTCCCGGTCGGAAAGCCGTTCCCCGCCGCTCTCGGGGAACAATCCGGCCAGCACAAGGGGTATTACTGGTTTAAAGCCGACAGCCATCAGGGCTGGAGCATCGTCTCCGTCATTCCGACGGCCGAATACATGAAAGAACGGAACCTGTGGCTGTATCAGATCGCGTTCCTCTGCCTCGTGCTGCTGTCGATCACGCTGCTGCTCGCTTGGCTGCTGTGGAAAATGGTATACCGGCCGCTGAACGTGTTCAATCGGGAAATCAAGCGGATGGCGAAAAACGATTTCGAAACGGTCGCGATCGAATCGCGCATTCCGGAGTTCGATTACTTGTTGAAGCAAATGCGCGTCATGAAAAGGGAGATCAAACGGCTGTTCCAAGAGGTGGAGCTGAAGGAGAAACGCCGCGCGGACCTCGAGATCGAAAAACTGCTGTACCAAATCAACCCGCATTTCCTGATGAATACGCTCGATACGGCGCATTGGCTGGCCGTCATGAAAGGGCAGACCGAAATCGACCGCCTGATCGTGTCGCTGAACAAATTGCTGTATCACAACCTCGGCAAAACAGGGGAGCAATCGACGGTGCGCGAAGAGCTCGACGCGCTGCGGGAATATGTCACGCTGCAGCAAATCCGTTACGACTTCGAGTTCAAAGTGGACATTCGCGCCGACGAAAAGGTGCTGGGGACGATTATGCCGCGCTTCGTGCTCCAGCCGTTGGTGGAGAACGCGCTGTACCACGGGTTGAACGACGAAGGCGTCATTCGCGTGTCGGTCGAGGCGGCGGGGGATCGAATCGAAATTCGCGTCGTCGACAACGGCGAAGGGATGAGCGAGGAGCAAATTCGCGCCTTGCTGCATAACGAGAACCGGAGAAAGTCGAAGGTCGGCATGGGCATCGGGATGAATTACGTGAAGCGCATGTTGGAGTCGTATTATCAAGGGGAAGCGACGATGGAAATCGCGAGCCGCGAAGGGGAAGGGACGACCGTCCTGCTGCGGCTGCCCTTGACGCAACCGCAGGAAGGAGGGGCTGCTTGA
- a CDS encoding helix-turn-helix domain-containing protein, translating into MKVLIVDDDKLVRQGLISVMPWSEFGMEVVGEANNGEKALEFLERHEVDLMLTDLAMPVMSGIELMRIAKKRYPGLHTVVLTLHQDFEYVQEALRLGAIDYIAKVELETDSFRNVLGRVHARIQEQAGWHDGRADGRLLGDAACVLVAFGDAAAADAALAELPESLQEPDELEAGIWLWTDDAAVWSGGKPAPELEAWITRTGNRALLRVAGTAGRSVAELRRAVRLFKDQRLFYEYRPEQAAIELDWPTLSTAPSASAAEEEVAALHERWLSLEWIQDEAAFKRLADDTKAARLLSPRIVSLLYMIESEWQRIFAHVTERRLPAPTVVDVWYEAEQWLCGLRALTADTTQNGSLSSEVQSAVLKAVHIVHTEWDQPLHAADVARRVNVSRSYFSECFKAMTGKSFNEYLRSVRMEKAKEYLLHTNKPVQWVAERSGYLDEKYFSRLFREYTGLLPSEFRAQRG; encoded by the coding sequence ATGAAAGTGCTCATCGTCGACGACGACAAGCTCGTCCGGCAAGGATTGATTTCGGTCATGCCTTGGTCCGAATTCGGGATGGAGGTCGTCGGGGAAGCGAACAACGGCGAGAAGGCGCTCGAGTTTCTGGAGCGGCACGAAGTCGATCTCATGCTGACCGACCTGGCGATGCCGGTCATGTCCGGCATCGAGCTGATGCGGATCGCCAAGAAGCGTTACCCCGGGCTCCATACGGTCGTGCTGACGCTGCACCAGGATTTCGAGTACGTGCAGGAAGCGCTGCGCCTCGGAGCGATCGATTACATCGCCAAGGTGGAGCTGGAAACGGACAGCTTCCGGAATGTGCTCGGGCGCGTGCACGCCAGAATCCAAGAACAAGCCGGGTGGCACGACGGGAGGGCGGACGGCCGGCTCCTCGGAGACGCGGCCTGCGTGCTCGTCGCCTTCGGGGACGCGGCTGCGGCCGATGCGGCGCTCGCGGAGCTGCCGGAATCGCTGCAAGAGCCGGACGAGCTGGAGGCGGGGATCTGGCTTTGGACGGACGATGCGGCGGTTTGGTCCGGCGGGAAGCCGGCGCCCGAGCTCGAGGCGTGGATCACGCGGACGGGCAATCGGGCGCTGCTGCGCGTCGCGGGCACGGCAGGGCGAAGCGTCGCGGAGCTGCGCCGCGCGGTGCGCTTGTTCAAAGATCAGCGGCTGTTCTACGAGTATCGTCCGGAGCAAGCCGCGATCGAGCTCGATTGGCCGACGCTGTCAACGGCGCCGTCGGCTTCGGCCGCGGAAGAGGAGGTCGCGGCACTGCACGAGCGCTGGCTGTCGCTCGAGTGGATCCAGGACGAGGCTGCGTTCAAGCGGCTGGCGGACGACACGAAGGCGGCGCGCCTGCTGAGCCCGAGAATCGTGTCGCTGCTGTATATGATCGAGAGCGAATGGCAGCGCATCTTCGCGCATGTGACGGAGCGACGGCTTCCGGCGCCGACGGTCGTCGACGTCTGGTATGAAGCGGAGCAGTGGCTGTGCGGCTTGCGGGCGCTCACGGCGGATACGACGCAGAACGGTTCCCTATCGAGCGAGGTGCAAAGCGCAGTCCTGAAGGCGGTGCATATCGTTCATACCGAGTGGGATCAACCTTTGCATGCCGCCGACGTCGCAAGGCGCGTCAATGTGAGCCGAAGTTATTTCAGCGAGTGCTTCAAAGCGATGACTGGGAAGTCGTTTAACGAATATTTGCGGTCGGTCCGAATGGAGAAGGCGAAGGAATATTTGCTGCATACGAACAAGCCGGTGCAATGGGTGGCGGAGAGAAGCGGTTATTTGGACGAAAAGTATTTCAGCCGTCTGTTTCGCGAATACACGGGGCTCTTGCCTAGCGAATTTCGCGCGCAGCGAGGGTAG
- a CDS encoding extracellular solute-binding protein codes for MKNTKTALTLLLSLSFAVVTACNGANAPAGDSGGADAKGGENANAQPAGPADPFGKYAEPVTIHVGQQIDPTDTSLPPGDTPENNQYTRHIKEHLNIETKIIWQTATGKDYDQKVNLAIASNDLPDLVVVNDAQLRQMVKAGQVQDLTQVYEQYASPAIKGIIEKTEGRALKSVTFDGKIMALPNVTARGDAVHTMWIRKDWLDKLNLEVPRTVDELRAVAKAFIEQDPDGNGQKDTIGISGPQAGGKLHANFIASSNNTFGLDPIFSAFLAYPGFWLEGEDGKPVYGSIQPEVKQALGVLRDMYAEGLIDREMSIRKDATEPIVAGKSGIFFGPFWMGYWPLPDAIKNDPTANWQSYALPLDVNGEYSPHMATPSTQFLVVRKGFEHPEAAVKLMNLLVRDEAMFDVSVSLNHYPVRIVYAPVDEIEFTLTTLHEVLEGKKKPEELNVPGYKLLVDDAHKVTKTKLPPYDNNDIQYWDTSDMGAWSRLYSIFVGGKPLLEPRNEVYSLTYSQTKTMESRWANLEKLETETFLKIIMGAAPLDSFDQFVQDWKKQGGDIITEEVAEAIQE; via the coding sequence TTGAAGAACACCAAAACAGCGCTGACCTTGCTGCTATCCCTCAGTTTCGCCGTCGTGACGGCCTGCAACGGCGCGAATGCGCCGGCGGGCGACAGCGGCGGCGCGGACGCGAAGGGCGGGGAGAACGCGAACGCGCAGCCCGCAGGGCCGGCCGATCCGTTCGGCAAATACGCCGAGCCGGTCACGATCCACGTCGGTCAGCAAATCGATCCGACGGACACGAGCTTGCCTCCGGGCGATACTCCGGAGAACAATCAGTATACGCGGCATATCAAGGAGCATCTCAATATCGAAACGAAAATCATTTGGCAGACGGCTACCGGCAAAGATTACGACCAGAAGGTGAATCTCGCGATCGCGAGCAACGACCTTCCGGATTTGGTCGTCGTCAACGACGCGCAGCTGCGCCAAATGGTGAAGGCGGGCCAAGTCCAAGACTTGACGCAGGTGTACGAACAGTACGCTTCCCCCGCGATCAAGGGCATTATCGAGAAAACCGAAGGGCGAGCGCTGAAGTCGGTGACGTTCGACGGGAAAATCATGGCGCTGCCGAACGTGACCGCCCGCGGGGACGCCGTTCATACGATGTGGATCCGGAAAGACTGGCTCGACAAGCTGAACCTGGAGGTGCCGCGAACGGTTGACGAGCTTCGGGCCGTGGCGAAAGCGTTCATCGAGCAAGACCCGGACGGCAACGGGCAGAAGGATACGATCGGCATTTCCGGGCCGCAGGCGGGCGGCAAGCTGCACGCGAACTTTATCGCCTCCAGCAACAACACGTTCGGCCTCGACCCGATTTTCTCCGCGTTCCTCGCGTATCCGGGCTTCTGGCTCGAGGGCGAGGACGGGAAGCCGGTCTACGGTTCGATTCAACCGGAAGTGAAGCAGGCGCTCGGCGTGCTTCGCGACATGTACGCCGAAGGCTTGATCGATCGCGAGATGAGCATCCGCAAGGACGCGACCGAGCCGATCGTGGCCGGCAAATCGGGCATTTTCTTCGGTCCGTTCTGGATGGGCTACTGGCCGCTGCCGGACGCGATCAAGAACGACCCGACCGCCAACTGGCAATCGTACGCGCTGCCGCTGGACGTTAACGGCGAATACAGCCCGCACATGGCGACGCCGTCCACCCAATTTTTGGTCGTGCGCAAAGGCTTCGAGCATCCGGAAGCGGCCGTCAAGCTGATGAACCTGCTCGTGCGCGACGAGGCGATGTTCGACGTCAGCGTCAGCCTGAACCATTACCCGGTCCGCATCGTGTACGCGCCGGTCGACGAAATCGAATTTACGCTCACAACGCTGCATGAGGTTCTGGAGGGGAAAAAGAAACCGGAAGAGCTGAACGTGCCGGGCTATAAGCTGCTCGTCGACGACGCGCACAAGGTGACGAAGACGAAGCTGCCGCCGTACGACAACAACGATATCCAATATTGGGATACGAGCGATATGGGCGCTTGGAGCCGGCTGTATTCGATCTTCGTCGGCGGCAAGCCGCTGCTCGAGCCGCGCAACGAGGTGTACAGCTTGACGTATTCGCAGACGAAGACGATGGAGAGCCGCTGGGCGAATTTGGAGAAGCTCGAAACCGAGACGTTCCTGAAAATCATTATGGGAGCGGCGCCGCTCGACTCGTTCGACCAATTCGTTCAAGATTGGAAAAAGCAAGGCGGAGACATCATTACGGAAGAGGTCGCGGAAGCGATTCAGGAATAA
- a CDS encoding ABC transporter permease, with product MPQAEREGGRAVKTRSFELHYYLMLLPGMVWLVMFSIVPMFGIAMAFQDFNPGRGVFGSEWIGLENFEYMFVLSDSRTVLFNTVYIAVLKIVGNLVVPLMFALLLNELRINIVKRWVQTIVYLPHFLSWVILSGILLDVFAFGGPVNQLLKLFGFEPILFFAEARLFPYLIVGSDVWKEFGFNTIIYLAALTAINPSLYEAAAMDGASRLRRLWHVTLPGISTTIVLLAVLSLGNVLNAGFDQVFNLYNPLVYSTGDIIDTWVYRAGLVNLQFSLATAMGLLKSVVSFVLIVLSYYLASRFANYRIF from the coding sequence ATGCCGCAAGCGGAACGGGAGGGAGGCAGGGCTGTGAAAACCCGAAGCTTCGAACTTCATTATTACCTCATGCTGCTGCCGGGCATGGTTTGGCTCGTCATGTTCAGTATCGTGCCGATGTTCGGCATCGCGATGGCGTTCCAGGATTTCAACCCGGGCAGGGGCGTCTTCGGCTCGGAGTGGATCGGTCTAGAAAACTTCGAGTACATGTTCGTGTTGTCCGACAGCCGGACGGTGCTGTTTAACACGGTATACATCGCTGTGCTGAAAATCGTCGGCAATTTGGTCGTACCGCTCATGTTCGCCTTATTATTAAATGAGTTAAGAATTAACATCGTTAAACGTTGGGTGCAGACGATCGTCTATTTGCCGCACTTTTTGTCCTGGGTCATTCTTTCCGGCATTTTGCTCGACGTGTTCGCGTTCGGCGGTCCCGTCAACCAGCTGCTGAAGCTGTTCGGCTTCGAACCGATATTGTTTTTCGCCGAGGCGCGTCTGTTTCCGTATTTGATCGTCGGCAGCGACGTTTGGAAGGAATTCGGGTTCAATACGATCATTTATTTGGCGGCGCTGACGGCGATCAATCCGTCGCTGTACGAAGCGGCGGCGATGGACGGGGCGAGCCGCTTGAGACGGCTGTGGCACGTGACGCTGCCGGGCATTTCCACGACGATCGTGCTGCTTGCGGTGCTCAGCCTCGGGAACGTGCTGAACGCGGGCTTCGACCAAGTGTTCAACCTGTACAACCCGCTCGTCTATTCGACCGGCGATATCATCGACACGTGGGTGTATCGCGCCGGGCTGGTCAATTTGCAGTTCAGTTTGGCGACGGCGATGGGGCTCTTGAAATCGGTCGTCAGCTTCGTGCTGATCGTGCTGTCATACTATTTGGCGTCCCGATTCGCCAATTACCGCATTTTCTAA
- a CDS encoding carbohydrate ABC transporter permease, which translates to MVRETTWGARAFDAVLLVALVGTAVVCVLPIWYTLALSLSDKAAAAAGIVRLWPVGFTLTSYQTIMTDAKFINSFGISLQRVLLGASINLIVTVLMAYPLSRTTKEFRMRNVFMWLLVFCMLFNGGLIPWYMTVKAYGLMNSIWALVLAGGVQVFHVILVVNFFRNLPKELDEAALVDGAGPWYMLFRMYVPLSVPVLATITLFSIVYHWNEFFHGLVLMSSAERYPLQTYIQQLVVVIDTTSMTEDEYKKLSELSNQTLNAAKIFIAMIPVLVIYPFLQRFFIHGITLGSVKE; encoded by the coding sequence ATGGTCCGAGAGACGACATGGGGCGCCAGAGCGTTCGATGCGGTGTTATTGGTTGCGCTCGTCGGCACGGCCGTCGTGTGCGTGCTGCCCATCTGGTATACGCTGGCGCTATCGCTGAGCGACAAGGCCGCGGCGGCGGCGGGCATCGTCCGGCTGTGGCCGGTCGGCTTCACGTTAACGTCCTACCAAACGATTATGACCGACGCGAAGTTCATCAATTCGTTCGGTATTTCGCTGCAGCGCGTGCTGCTCGGCGCGTCGATCAACTTGATCGTCACGGTGCTGATGGCGTACCCGCTGTCGAGAACGACGAAAGAGTTCCGCATGCGGAACGTCTTTATGTGGCTGCTCGTGTTCTGCATGCTGTTCAATGGCGGCTTGATTCCGTGGTACATGACGGTGAAAGCATACGGCCTGATGAACTCGATTTGGGCGCTCGTCCTGGCCGGCGGCGTCCAAGTGTTCCACGTCATCCTCGTCGTCAACTTTTTCCGCAATTTGCCGAAAGAGCTCGACGAGGCGGCGCTCGTGGACGGCGCCGGGCCGTGGTACATGCTGTTCCGCATGTACGTGCCTCTGTCCGTTCCCGTGCTCGCGACGATTACGCTGTTCAGCATCGTGTACCACTGGAACGAGTTTTTCCACGGGCTCGTGCTGATGTCGTCGGCGGAACGGTACCCGCTGCAGACGTACATTCAGCAGCTGGTCGTCGTCATCGATACGACGTCGATGACCGAGGACGAATACAAGAAGCTGTCCGAGCTGTCGAATCAAACGCTGAACGCGGCCAAAATTTTCATTGCGATGATTCCTGTGCTTGTCATTTATCCGTTCCTCCAGCGCTTCTTTATCCACGGCATTACGCTCGGCTCGGTCAAAGAATAA
- a CDS encoding SLC13 family permease, which translates to MEDVNQLPEPVAEFLLWCSAFPVVGAALVAHKFGFEAERQRTRYAQVRSWLQPDRRLEGCYALDKETRALLRNEAASRYGYPALRQWTIDAIAFYLEAGHDLAAWALYVEQDDWPAALRVLDGARARIGANAKDAAFASLKNCPLPLLASHYELMLDYLEYCAASEPEHGIALVECAIDTQAAAYSVSQRIAVYERGAELSNRAGKDRHAVEYLQLAERLLASSEQGGRRAAEEGYDRARQKLDREKHQRLAEGASRLFKKDRMTGWFALLAAAIVIALSYVVPPAAGLSPKAMVFAGVGVAAVILWVVNVVPDYIVALGMLMYWVLGGLLEPEVAFSGFASTTWFYMIFIMALSAAIVKSGILYRFALHALQRFPPHYRGQLWGAVAGGILLNPLIPSSSAKVTLGVPIARTLSESMGFAERSRGAAGLGLTAMIFYGFTAPFVLTGSYTNMMAYGLVSGSAGDIAWLQWLLYALPAFLVFCLILAGSLFVRFGGTQAGRPISADVLAEQLRLIGPLSKDEAVSLATVLGCVGLMILQPWHGVDSAWVMLAGFAVLVVTGALDRQTISTGIDWTFLLFLGVAFGFAGGVNELGITEALSSFLGAHLSAFLGSPYVFLLAVVAVSFAVTIVVRDDPAVILLVTALLPLAQEAGVHPWILVFVILLGTDPFFFTYQSPTYLTAYYSTEGKAFTHAQGQKLALLYAAAVVAAVTASVPYWRWIGLIQ; encoded by the coding sequence ATGGAAGACGTGAACCAGCTGCCGGAGCCCGTGGCGGAGTTCCTTCTCTGGTGCTCCGCGTTCCCGGTCGTCGGCGCCGCTCTCGTCGCGCACAAGTTCGGCTTCGAGGCGGAACGGCAGCGGACACGCTACGCGCAGGTCCGGTCGTGGCTGCAACCGGATCGCCGGCTGGAAGGCTGCTACGCCCTCGATAAAGAAACGAGAGCGCTGCTCCGCAACGAGGCGGCGTCCCGCTACGGTTACCCCGCGCTGCGGCAGTGGACCATTGATGCGATCGCTTTCTACCTCGAAGCCGGTCACGACTTGGCCGCTTGGGCGCTGTACGTCGAACAAGACGATTGGCCGGCGGCGCTGCGCGTGCTGGACGGCGCGCGGGCGCGCATCGGCGCGAACGCGAAGGACGCGGCGTTCGCTTCGTTGAAGAACTGCCCCCTGCCCCTGCTCGCCTCGCACTATGAGCTTATGCTGGATTACCTCGAGTATTGCGCCGCGAGCGAGCCGGAACACGGAATCGCCCTCGTGGAATGCGCGATCGACACGCAAGCGGCCGCGTATTCGGTCTCGCAGCGGATCGCCGTCTACGAACGGGGAGCGGAGCTGAGCAACCGCGCCGGCAAAGACCGTCACGCGGTGGAATATTTGCAGCTCGCGGAACGGCTGCTCGCGTCGTCCGAGCAAGGCGGGCGACGCGCCGCCGAGGAAGGATACGACCGGGCGCGGCAAAAGCTGGATCGAGAAAAGCACCAGCGGCTGGCCGAAGGCGCGAGCCGGTTGTTCAAGAAGGACCGCATGACCGGATGGTTCGCGCTGCTCGCGGCGGCCATCGTCATCGCCCTATCGTACGTCGTACCGCCCGCCGCGGGGCTGTCACCCAAGGCGATGGTGTTCGCCGGCGTCGGCGTCGCGGCGGTCATCCTGTGGGTCGTCAACGTCGTGCCGGACTATATCGTCGCTCTCGGCATGCTAATGTATTGGGTGCTCGGCGGCTTGCTCGAGCCGGAGGTCGCCTTCTCGGGCTTCGCCTCGACGACATGGTTTTACATGATCTTCATCATGGCGCTCAGCGCGGCGATCGTGAAATCGGGCATTCTGTACCGGTTCGCGCTGCATGCGCTGCAGCGGTTTCCGCCGCATTATCGCGGACAGCTGTGGGGCGCCGTCGCCGGCGGCATCCTGTTGAACCCGCTCATCCCGTCCTCGTCGGCCAAGGTGACGCTCGGCGTCCCGATCGCGCGAACGCTGTCGGAATCGATGGGGTTCGCGGAGCGAAGCCGCGGCGCCGCCGGTCTCGGACTGACTGCCATGATTTTCTACGGCTTTACGGCGCCATTCGTCTTGACCGGATCGTACACGAACATGATGGCGTACGGCCTCGTCTCCGGGTCCGCGGGCGACATCGCTTGGCTGCAGTGGCTGCTCTACGCGCTGCCCGCCTTCCTGGTGTTCTGCTTGATCTTGGCCGGTAGTCTCTTTGTCCGGTTCGGCGGCACGCAGGCGGGCCGACCGATCTCGGCGGACGTGCTGGCGGAGCAGCTGCGGCTCATCGGCCCGTTATCGAAGGACGAAGCCGTCTCGCTGGCGACCGTGCTCGGCTGCGTCGGCTTGATGATCCTGCAGCCGTGGCACGGCGTCGACAGCGCGTGGGTCATGCTGGCGGGCTTCGCCGTGCTCGTCGTGACGGGCGCGCTCGATCGTCAGACGATATCGACCGGCATCGATTGGACGTTCCTGCTGTTTTTGGGTGTTGCGTTCGGCTTTGCGGGCGGCGTGAACGAGCTCGGCATTACGGAGGCGCTGTCCTCGTTCCTCGGCGCGCATCTGTCCGCGTTTTTAGGGTCGCCTTACGTGTTTTTGCTCGCCGTCGTCGCCGTATCGTTCGCGGTGACGATCGTCGTCCGCGACGATCCGGCCGTCATTTTGCTCGTCACGGCGCTGCTGCCTTTGGCGCAAGAGGCCGGCGTGCACCCGTGGATCCTCGTATTCGTCATTTTGCTCGGCACGGATCCGTTCTTCTTTACGTATCAATCGCCGACGTATTTAACGGCGTATTACAGCACCGAAGGCAAAGCGTTCACCCATGCGCAAGGACAGAAGCTGGCGCTTCTTTACGCCGCGGCGGTCGTCGCCGCGGTGACGGCCAGCGTGCCGTACTGGCGGTGGATCGGACTCATTCAATAA
- a CDS encoding DUF975 family protein, protein MWTRKELKMRAKDVLRTSYWKAFLVSLVIAVVSGFSGCSFNSDFGGGGEEGLFGGMEDVPIAVIVGIIAVAVLAFLLGLAFEIFLRLPLEVGARQYFKQSAQNDVNMNYLGYSFNKGKYLSIVKGMFWMSFLNFLWFLLLIIPGIVKAYAYGMVPYILADNPWIGTRRAVELSKQMTKGEKWKMFVLDLSFIGWYLLGMLACFVGILFVLPYVNATKAELYLTLRRKALELGLCSREELGVPEEV, encoded by the coding sequence ATGTGGACTCGGAAAGAACTGAAAATGAGAGCGAAGGATGTCCTGCGGACGTCTTACTGGAAGGCATTCCTCGTCAGCCTCGTCATTGCGGTCGTCAGCGGATTTTCGGGCTGCTCGTTCAATTCGGATTTCGGCGGAGGGGGCGAGGAGGGCCTGTTCGGTGGAATGGAAGACGTTCCGATCGCCGTGATCGTCGGCATCATCGCCGTTGCGGTCCTTGCCTTTCTGCTCGGTTTGGCGTTCGAAATTTTCCTTCGGCTTCCGCTGGAGGTCGGCGCTCGGCAATATTTCAAGCAATCGGCGCAAAACGACGTCAATATGAACTACTTAGGCTATTCGTTTAACAAAGGGAAATATCTTTCGATCGTCAAAGGCATGTTTTGGATGAGCTTCCTCAACTTCCTTTGGTTTTTGCTGCTGATCATCCCCGGCATCGTCAAGGCGTACGCCTACGGCATGGTGCCGTACATTCTTGCCGACAACCCTTGGATCGGAACGAGACGCGCCGTGGAGCTCAGCAAGCAGATGACGAAAGGCGAGAAGTGGAAAATGTTCGTACTCGACCTGTCGTTCATCGGCTGGTATTTGCTCGGAATGCTCGCTTGTTTCGTCGGCATCCTGTTCGTCCTTCCGTACGTGAACGCCACGAAGGCGGAGCTGTATTTGACCCTTCGCCGCAAGGCGCTCGAACTTGGGCTCTGCAGCAGGGAAGAGTTGGGCGTTCCCGAGGAAGTTTGA